From a single Arachis hypogaea cultivar Tifrunner chromosome 3, arahy.Tifrunner.gnm2.J5K5, whole genome shotgun sequence genomic region:
- the LOC112786273 gene encoding uncharacterized protein isoform X1, translating into MSSQEKSLTLGGHEQQHADADADAAASCRRTVSLPAQKVGDPMGITEETMHVPPRKRQNLLLEIPSRTPEECSQDYVAIKMPMTPSPTPTPKRVNFLISSRSVDAPMHTSPGPSASKGRSSIRSILPKLSFRYRPPTDTEKGTTSAQEGSSSGHREKPSISRSLSLSKIFTPRIKRTSSLPLGEMGHSNPESAHGGSVGGPLNKGEPQRKIARSLSVPVNNKDKGIRRMDSFYRIVPTTPRVKEGNALSSTSPTKNSEINDADDDDGEDIPEEEAVCRICLVDLCEGGETFKLECSCKGELALAHQECAIKWFSIKGNRTCDVCKEDVQNLPVTLLRIQSVRGRNPGISRTQLEDVNGYRVWQEVPVLVIVSMLAYFCFLEQLLVTKMGTGAIAISLPFSCVLGLLSSMTSSTMVKSRFIWIYASVQFALVVLFAHIFYSVVHVQPVLSILLATFAGFGVVMSGSSILVEFFRWRRRWQQQQQGPQLMTQPRPANTPRPVVPPNQNQTVEQDQENSTQS; encoded by the exons ATGAGTTCTCAGGAAAAGTCTCTGACTTTGGGTGGACATGAACAACAACATGCTGATGCTGATGCTGATGCAGCAGCTTCTTGCAGAAGAACAGTTTCTCTGCCAGCTCAAAAG GTTGGTGATCCAATGGGGATAACCGAAGAAACCATGCATGTTCCTCCAAGGAAGCGACAGAATCTTCTCCTAGAAATTCCCTCAAGAACTCCAGAAGAATGCTCTCAAGATTATGTGGCAATCAAAATGCCAATGACACCAAGTCCCACTCCCACCCCAAAGAGAGTGAACTTTCTCATATCTTCTCGCTCGGTCGATGCTCCTATGCATACTTCTCCAGGGCCTTCAGCTTCAAAAGGCAGATCATCCATAAGAAGCATTCTACCGAAATTGAGCTTCAGGTATCGGCCACCAACGGATACTGAAAAGGGTACTACTTCAGCACAAGAAGGTTCCTCTTCAGGTCATCGCGAAAAGCCATCAATCTCAAGATCACTATCCCTTAGTAAGATATTTACTCCTAGGATTAAAAGAACATCATCATTACCACTAGGAGAAATGGGACATTCAAATCCAGAATCTGCTCATGGTGGAAGTGTCGGTGGTCCTCTAAAT AAAGGAGAGCCGCAGCGTAAGATAGCTCGCTCGCTTTCAGTGCCTGTCaataacaaagataaaggcataagGAGGATGGATTCATTTTACCGTATTGTTCCTACCACCCCTCGAGTGAAGGAAGGAAATGCATTGTCATCCACATCCCCAACAAAGAATTCCG AAATTAATGACGCTGATGATGACGACGGAGAAGATATACCTGAAGAAGAGGCTGTGTGTAGGATTTGTCTGGTTGATTTATGTGAAGGAGGTGAAACCTTCAAGTTGGAATGTAGCTGCAAAGGAGAACTTGCTCTGGCTCACCAAGAATGTGCAATTAAATGGTTTAGTATCAAGGGCAACAGAACCTGTGATGTATGCAAGGAGGATGTTCAGAACCTACCTGTCACTTTATTACGGATCCAAAGTGTTCGAGGCCGGAATCCAGGAATAAGTAGGACTCAGCTCGAAGATGTAAACGGATACAG GGTATGGCAGGAAGTTCCGGTGCTTGTCATTGTCAGCATGCTAGCTTATTTCTGTTTTCTTGAGCAGTTATTG GTCACGAAAATGGGAACCGGTGCAATCGCCATATCTCTTCCTTTTTCCTGTGTGCTAGGCCTACTTTCCTCCATGACATCATCAACCATGG TGAAGAGCAGGTTCATCTGGATTTATGCATCTGTCCAGTTTGCACTTGTGGTTCTTTTTGCGCATATATTTTACTCCgtg GTTCATGTGCAACCAGTTCTGTCAATCCTTCTGGCAACATTCGCCGGTTTCGGTGTGGTTATGAGTGGAAGTTCTATTCTTGTTGAGTTCTTCAGATGGAGAAGAAGatggcaacaacaacaacaaggtcCACAACTGATGACACAACCTCGGCCTGCAAACACGCCGCGTCCGGTGGTGCCTCCGAACCAGAATCAAACTGTGGAACAAGATCAAGAGAACTCAACTCAAAGctga
- the LOC112786273 gene encoding uncharacterized protein isoform X2 — translation MGITEETMHVPPRKRQNLLLEIPSRTPEECSQDYVAIKMPMTPSPTPTPKRVNFLISSRSVDAPMHTSPGPSASKGRSSIRSILPKLSFRYRPPTDTEKGTTSAQEGSSSGHREKPSISRSLSLSKIFTPRIKRTSSLPLGEMGHSNPESAHGGSVGGPLNKGEPQRKIARSLSVPVNNKDKGIRRMDSFYRIVPTTPRVKEGNALSSTSPTKNSEINDADDDDGEDIPEEEAVCRICLVDLCEGGETFKLECSCKGELALAHQECAIKWFSIKGNRTCDVCKEDVQNLPVTLLRIQSVRGRNPGISRTQLEDVNGYRVWQEVPVLVIVSMLAYFCFLEQLLVTKMGTGAIAISLPFSCVLGLLSSMTSSTMVKSRFIWIYASVQFALVVLFAHIFYSVVHVQPVLSILLATFAGFGVVMSGSSILVEFFRWRRRWQQQQQGPQLMTQPRPANTPRPVVPPNQNQTVEQDQENSTQS, via the exons ATGGGGATAACCGAAGAAACCATGCATGTTCCTCCAAGGAAGCGACAGAATCTTCTCCTAGAAATTCCCTCAAGAACTCCAGAAGAATGCTCTCAAGATTATGTGGCAATCAAAATGCCAATGACACCAAGTCCCACTCCCACCCCAAAGAGAGTGAACTTTCTCATATCTTCTCGCTCGGTCGATGCTCCTATGCATACTTCTCCAGGGCCTTCAGCTTCAAAAGGCAGATCATCCATAAGAAGCATTCTACCGAAATTGAGCTTCAGGTATCGGCCACCAACGGATACTGAAAAGGGTACTACTTCAGCACAAGAAGGTTCCTCTTCAGGTCATCGCGAAAAGCCATCAATCTCAAGATCACTATCCCTTAGTAAGATATTTACTCCTAGGATTAAAAGAACATCATCATTACCACTAGGAGAAATGGGACATTCAAATCCAGAATCTGCTCATGGTGGAAGTGTCGGTGGTCCTCTAAAT AAAGGAGAGCCGCAGCGTAAGATAGCTCGCTCGCTTTCAGTGCCTGTCaataacaaagataaaggcataagGAGGATGGATTCATTTTACCGTATTGTTCCTACCACCCCTCGAGTGAAGGAAGGAAATGCATTGTCATCCACATCCCCAACAAAGAATTCCG AAATTAATGACGCTGATGATGACGACGGAGAAGATATACCTGAAGAAGAGGCTGTGTGTAGGATTTGTCTGGTTGATTTATGTGAAGGAGGTGAAACCTTCAAGTTGGAATGTAGCTGCAAAGGAGAACTTGCTCTGGCTCACCAAGAATGTGCAATTAAATGGTTTAGTATCAAGGGCAACAGAACCTGTGATGTATGCAAGGAGGATGTTCAGAACCTACCTGTCACTTTATTACGGATCCAAAGTGTTCGAGGCCGGAATCCAGGAATAAGTAGGACTCAGCTCGAAGATGTAAACGGATACAG GGTATGGCAGGAAGTTCCGGTGCTTGTCATTGTCAGCATGCTAGCTTATTTCTGTTTTCTTGAGCAGTTATTG GTCACGAAAATGGGAACCGGTGCAATCGCCATATCTCTTCCTTTTTCCTGTGTGCTAGGCCTACTTTCCTCCATGACATCATCAACCATGG TGAAGAGCAGGTTCATCTGGATTTATGCATCTGTCCAGTTTGCACTTGTGGTTCTTTTTGCGCATATATTTTACTCCgtg GTTCATGTGCAACCAGTTCTGTCAATCCTTCTGGCAACATTCGCCGGTTTCGGTGTGGTTATGAGTGGAAGTTCTATTCTTGTTGAGTTCTTCAGATGGAGAAGAAGatggcaacaacaacaacaaggtcCACAACTGATGACACAACCTCGGCCTGCAAACACGCCGCGTCCGGTGGTGCCTCCGAACCAGAATCAAACTGTGGAACAAGATCAAGAGAACTCAACTCAAAGctga
- the LOC112786282 gene encoding zinc finger CCCH domain-containing protein 24 gives MEETNTELSPSKTLSPTNGQDSIIQSNLTATNEPETHTENQIPEAEHQSDVVAGEKRKRDDDEAGESVDGGSGASGEDRSLHPLWKTSLCSYFRRHGNSCSHGTACRFAHGEEELRIRPDNTWDPTSERAKKALKSENGERCGVSEEVMMTEAVVDDDDGGDEENGGSGGSNHALSKCLVHLPRKWCSDNLRSFLNDAGIRFKHAKKKKGMMVGFVSFEDEEQMQSSSKDLEGKSIGNKRLKVADVIPRSFEKNSNSNAGSVATLNEENAGVDVDPNVTVEAGANSDNLAANGSLSKTKSLRDVVTPLAHMAYADQLEQKKNSIMQMLKKLTRNARKACPNGVSFPDWIVKSREIGGLPCNLEGIIASPIVNGYRNKCEFSVGYSLEGKVTVGFMLGNFREGVTAVEEAVDCPNVSTIAGKYATIFQEFLQQSDLPVWNRFKNSGFWRQLTVREGRTNGNVADAESFGGIAEVMLIVQVSTAGFDDTKVSGEFKRLAQAFAVGATSHGPTLPLTALVVQDHQGISNVAPADAPLRLLPIRKTGDLEMDENADAMDVRIHDYISNLRFSISPTAFFQVNTLAAEKLYSLAGDWACLGPDTLLFDICCGTGTIGLTLAHRVGMVIGIEMNASAVADAHRNAEINGIKNCKFICSKAEDVMGSLLKEYLNVPKEQVDDPKIAESSNDISECGDLQEPENGEIASHSSENSNGEVGSEVQNCSGSENGNTSAQNSSEGANTSAQHFKNVVAIVDPPRAGLHPTVLKVLRTHSRLRRLVYISCNPETLVANAIELCTPSPIKMEKGNKDNRGWRNMSSAGLARHRAKSMPISEAFHPVKAMAVDLFPHTQHCELVMLLER, from the exons ATGGAGGAAACTAACACTGAACTCTCCCCTTCTAAAACCCTAAGCCCAACCAACGGTCAAGATTCCATCATCCAATCGAATCTAACGGCTACAAACGAACCTGAAACCCACACTGAAAATCAGATCCCTGAAGCTGAACATCAAAGCGACGTCGTTGCAGGGGAGAAACGCAAGAGGGACGACGACGAAGCTGGAGAAAGCGTTGACGGCGGCTCCGGCGCCAGCGGCGAAGATCGTTCGCTCCATCCGCTGTGGAAGACCAGCCTCTGTTCCTACTTCAGGCGCCATGGCAACTCCTGCAGCCACGGAACCGCGTGCCGCTTCGCGCACGGCGAGGAGGAGCTTCGCATTCGGCCTGACAACACGTGGGACCCGACGTCGGAGCGAGCGAAGAAGGCGCTGAAGTCCGAGAACGGCGAGAGGTGCGGCGTTTCCGAGGAAGTTATGATGACTGAGGCAGTCGTTGACGACGACGATGGTGGCGATGAAGAAAATGGCGGTTCCGGCGGATCCAACCACGCGCTTAGCAAGTGCTTGGTGCATTTGCCGAGGAAGTGGTGCTCTGATAATCTGAGGAGTTTTCTCAACGATGCG GGTATACGATTTAAGCatgcaaagaagaagaaaggcatGATGGTAGGTTTCGTTAGTtttgaagatgaagaacaaatgcaGAGTTCATCAAAG GATCTAGAAGGAAAATCGATTGGGAATAAAAGGTTGAAGGTTGCAGATGTTATTCCTAGATCGTTTGAAAAGAACAGTAACTCCAACGCTGGTTCAGTTGCTACATTGAATGAGGAGAATGCGGGGGTCGATGTCGATCCAAATGTGACGGTGGAAGCTGGAGCTAACAGTGATAATTTGGCAGCCAATGGTTCATTGTCAAAGACAAAGAGTTTGCGAGATGTAGTGACTCCTCTAGCTCATATGGCTTATGCTGATCAGCTGGAGCAGAAAAAGAACTCTATCATGCAGATGCTCAAAAAACTT ACTAGAAATGCTCGCAAAGCTTGTCCAAATGGTGTTTCTTTCCCTGACTGGATTGTCAAGTCTAGGGAAATAG GTGGTCTTCCGTGCAACCTAGAGGGTATTATTGCATCACCTATTGTAAATGGATATCGTAACAAGTGTGAATTTTCAGTTGGTTATTCTCTTGAAGGCAAAGTTACAGTTGGCTTCATGCTTGGAAACTTCag GGAGGGtgtaactgcagttgaagaagcaGTGGACTGCCCCAATGTTTCTACAATTGCTGGCAAATATGCTACTATCTTCCAGGAATTTCTGCAGCAATCTGATTTACCAGTCTGGAACAGATTTAAAAATTCCGGATTTTGGCGTCAATTGACG GTTCGAGAGGGGAGGACAAATGGGAATGTTGCCGATGCTGAAAGTTTTGGTGGTATTGCAGAGGTCATGCTTATTGTGCAG GTTTCTACTGCTGGTTTTGATGACACAAAAGTATCTGGTGAATTTAAGAGGCTTGCTCAGGCATTTGCTGTGGGAGCTACTTCACATGGTCCAACGTTGCCTCTCACAGCTCTGGTTGTACag GACCACCAAGGAATATCCAATGTAGCACCAGCTGATGCACCACTGCGTTTGCTTCCCATCCGTAAAACAGGTGACCTTGAGATGGATGAAAATGCAGATGCCATGGATGTAAGAATCCATGATTATATAAGCAATCTCCGTTTCTCTATATCTCCAACAGCATTTTTTCAG GTTAACACTCTTGCAGCTGAGAAGTTATACTCACTTGCTGGAGATTGGGCATGCTTAGGTCCTGATACATTGTTGTTTGATATATGCTGTGGGACAGGAACCATTGGTCTGACATTAGCACATCGAGTTGGTATG GTGATTGGCATTGAAATGAATGCTTCTGCTGTAGCTGATGCTCATAGGAATGCTGAGATTAATGGCATAAAAAATTGCAAATTTATATGTTCAAAG GCAGAGGACGTGATGGGATCTCTGTTGAAAGAATACCTAAATGTGCCTAAGGAACAAGTTGATGACCCTAAAATCGCTGAAAGTAGCAATGATATTTCTGAGTGTGGCGATCTCCAAGAGCCTGAGAATGGTGAAATAGCTTCTCATAGTTCCGAAAATAGCAATGGAGAAGTTGGAAGTGAGGTTCAGAATTGTAGCGGTTCTGAAAACGGGAATACTTCTGCACAAAATAGCTCTGAAGGTGCTAATACTTCCGCACAACACTTTAAGAATGTCGTTGCTATTGTTGATCCTCCACGTGCAGGACTTCATCCCACT GTGCTTAAAGTTTTGAGAACTCATTCACGCCTCCGCAGGCTCGT TTACATATCCTGTAATCCTGAAACTTTGGTGGCAAATGCTATTGAGCTTTGCACTCCATCTCCCATAAAAATGGAGAAAGGAAATAAAGACaacagaggatggagaaacatgAGCAGTGCTGGTCTAGCAAGGCATAGAGCCAAGTCTATGCCCATCTCAGAGGCGTTCCACCCTGTAAAAGCAATGGCTGTTGATCTTTTTCCACATACTCAACACTGTGAATTGGTTATGCTACTTGAGAGGTAA